The Dendropsophus ebraccatus isolate aDenEbr1 chromosome 10, aDenEbr1.pat, whole genome shotgun sequence genome has a segment encoding these proteins:
- the TMEM203 gene encoding transmembrane protein 203 gives MLFSLRELVQWLGFAQFEIFIHISALLVFTVLLAIKVDGLVQGLGWWNVFIPFFAADGLSTYFTAIVTVRLFQDGEKRQAVLRLFWILTILSLKFVFEMLLCQKLVEQTKGLWFGLIMSPLFILLQLLMIRACRVN, from the coding sequence ATGCTGTTCTCCCTGCGGGAGCTGGTGCAGTGGTTGGGCTTCGCCCAGTTTGAGATCTTCATCCACATCTCGGCCCTGCTGGTCTTCACCGTCCTCCTGGCCATCAAGGTGGACGGGCTGGTGCAGGGCCTGGGCTGGTGGAACGTCTTCATCCCGTTCTTTGCGGCAGACGGACTCAGCACCTACTTCACGGCCATTGTGACGGTGCGTCTGTTCCAGGACGGGGAGAAGCGCCAGGCGGTGCTGCGTCTCTTCTGGATCCTCACCATCCTCAGCCTGAAGTTTGTCTTTGAGATGCTGCTGTGCCAGAAGCTGGTGGAGCAGACCAAGGGGCTGTGGTTCGGACTCATCATGTCCCCGCTCTTcatcctgctgcagctgctgatgatCAGGGCCTGCCGGGTGAACTAG